The DNA sequence AATAGGACCTCCAGCTTTATAAGAAATTGGTTTACCATTATATTTAAAAGCAACAATTGTATCTTTATGTAATGCTTTTTTAATTGGAAGGCTACGTTCAAAATGAACAACTCTCTTTTTTTTAACTCCTTTGTCTCTCCCTTTAAATACGACCTCATTCGCATTTCGATTAATTCCAGTACATAATAACAAGTCTCTCAGTGATACACCACTCCATTTCCCCTGACTTATAGCACCGTTCTCCCATTGCTCCCCGTATACTTTAGGACGAAAAAAAGAACGTTTATTCCCTGCACATTCCAACACACAATGGACAGTTCTAATTGGGTATTTACATATATCAGCTAGGGTAAATAAGATACTTTTTTGTACATGTCCACTAATAAAAATAGAGATATTCGTTTCAGGAGGGTAGGGGTATGAAAAATGGTTTCTTATAAATTTCAGGTGTGTAGGAGTATTAGTGTCATGGAGAAAGTGGATTGGTGACTCTTTATTTTCTGGATAAAGGTTTCGAGTGTTTAATGATAGTTTATGTAATTTTTCCATATTCATAGTTTTCTCCTTTCTATTTATAACCATTATATGGTGAATACACGTTATTAGTACAAAGGAGATGAGCCGAAAGTGAATAAATTCATTCGAAAGAGTAATCATATTAACGCTTATAAATTTATGTTAAGAGGTGGAAATATATGAAGAGGCTTTCTACTGCTACTGCATTGATTACAATTATATTTGTTTTATTTATCCCGTTTGTTGTATCTAGTCATGTTAAATGGTTTACAGATGTAATACCAGAAAAAGAAATGATTGAAAATATTATTAGTCCCTTTTTTATTGTAATGACAATTATTATTGCCATCATTTTAGCTATTTTACCGCAAATGCTTCCTAAGTTAATGGAATTTGAATGGTCTAGAAAAACCGATAGAAAGCTCGAAAAATATAGGCCGTTTACTTTTCCAATATTAAGATATGGCACAGGGTTAGCGTTAATAATCCAAGTTGTTACTGGTGGGTTGTTTGCACCAGAATTACAGTATGACATGTTAGTCGTTCCAATATTAACTTGGATAGCAATTATTTGTTTATTTATACCACATCGATATAGTACAAGGACAGCTGCATTTATCATATTATGTCTGTTTATAAATAAGCTATTTCAATATGGTGTATTCCACATGCTTGACTATGGATTCTATTTAGCTATTGTTTTTGTACTAATTACTGGAAAAACAAAATATGAACAATGGGGCTTTCCGTTTCTCTATTTAGCAACTGGACTTTCTTTATGTTGGGTAGCTGTTGAAAAATGGGTGTATCCCGTCATGGCAGTTGATGTCATTAATCACCATGGTGTTCCAACCTTTGGATTTTCACCTGAAATTTTCGTTAGTTTAACTGCATTTATCGAGTTTGTTGTTGGTTACTTACTTGTTGTAGGCATATTAAATCGATTGTTGGCATTTGTGTTAACAGGTATTTTCGTCATGACAACAATGCTTTTTGGTTTTGTTGAAATCATCGGTCATTTTATGATTCATATTATTTTAATCACATTTATTATAGAAGGAGTATCTTTTTACAAGCCACCTATTAAAATGCATAAAACTAAAGTCGATCAAATAATATTTGTTTTCCTGAATTTTATATTTGTTTTGTCCACCATTATGTTGATTTATTATCGCTTTGCTTGAACTAAAATTCATTATCTCCTATACAAGGTTATAAAATAGAAATTTTATATTCCTATTTGAATAAGACAGGATAAGAGGTATGATGAGTGAATTACTTATAGTCCGACAAATATATCGACCGATGCAACGACGGCAATTGACAGGAATTTTGTCCCTTTCCATATATAATAAAATTTAGAGGGAGGGAGAAAGAAATGGATAACTCCATAACAATATACGAACTAAAACAAGAGCTTCATGAACAGGATTTACAATATTTACTTCATCATCAACAGCAAAGCATTTGTTTTTTTCGATTTACTGGTGGTAATCAAAGTGAAACAGATGCTCTATATGAAAAACTATATAAATTAAAAGATGGACAAGCCCTCTTATTTGTCATTTTTAGATTTCCATTCCGATTCGAGGGCAAAAAAAGAATGGAAACAGCCATCATGCAGTATTTCAGACTAAAAGAAATTAGTGATGCTATTATATATTTTAATAGTGATGGAATGATGGAAACAATTGAATCGAAAACTTCTATTATCGATGCTAATAAAATCTTTGACAAGATTGAAGCAGCACCAATAAGAAGTATTCGAGAAATGATACAACATACTGGAGATATTAATATAGATGTTCATGATTTAAAAACGTTTGTTAGTAATAAAGATGGCGCTTTATTTGTACGAACATTTGAAGGGAAAACATTTGATGAGCCATTAAAACACTTTATTTCAACACCGTATTTACCATCAGATTTTGCTGAAGGAAATCAGCTCATTGTCAATATAGGTTACTCACAAGACGTTCATATGGATACGTTTCGACAAATAAATTTAAGGCTAAATGACCTTTTTCATAAAGCAGAAATATTTAAGCTAGGCAGTTATGCAATGCAAGAACAAGGAGAAAAATTAAAGGTGACTATAATAGCCAATGGTATTGCTGATCCATTCGAGTGTCCTGATGAAAATATTACATCATTTCAGCGTGGATGGATGATGGAGAAATTAAATAGGGTGAAAATGTGGGGGAATTCCTTTAATAAAAAAGAAGTGAGAACAATGAAAAAATGAATGGAAATATGAAAAAAAGGACCATAAAGGCAGTTCATACCTTTATGGTCCTTTTTTAGATGAAACAAAGATAAAACTTGACTGTGGACTTTTCAGTCGCTTAAAAAGAATGTGAAGCAATTACTATGCTGCTTTTTTAACCTTTTCTTTTTTCTTTTTCATTTCGAAAAACCATTTTATCAAAGGTGGTACGAAGATAATAATTATCAGTATTCGTATAAACTGAAGCGCGCTTACAATTGCTGGGTCTGCACCGATTGCTGCAGCGGTTAATACCATTTCAATTAGTCCACCAGGAGCAATACTTAACATCGCTGTAGACAAAGACAAAGAAGTTAATGCTGCTAAAATGACACCTAGTCCAAACGATATAGCGATGAGAGCAAGCGCTAAACCAAAATAAGCAAAGCAATATTTACCACCAATTTTTAAGTCTTTAAAATGAATATTTTTACCAATTCCTATTCCGACGAAAATTTGTGCAATAATGAGAATGATGGATGGGAGTGGCAATAATTCAAGCGAACTAATATTGAGCAAAGCGGTTATTGCTAATGGGAAAATAATAATACCTGCAGGCATCACATTTCTTAGCGTTATACCTGCCACAATTGGAATAACATACAACAGATACCCCCAACTTAGTGAGATCATTTCATTCCCTTCGTTTTCTAATGCAAAGGATGATTCAACATCACTCGCTGTAAATAAATGTATAGTTACAAAAGGTACAACGAATAGAACAGTTAATAGTCGTACAGTTTGAAAAATGGCGACTAACGATGGACGCGCATGCAACGATTCACTAGCTGTCACCATCTCTGTTAAACCACCAGGAATGGAACCTAAAATACTTGTGATTCTATCAACTTTAATCCACTTGGCTAATAGAGCACTGTTAAAAATACTAATAAAGATGAGGATGATCGTTAAAAGTATGTACGGTAAGATATAAGGTCCAACAGTTATAAAGGTTTCATTAGTAAAGTAAAGTCCGAAAAATGTACCTAATATTAATAAACCACTATTTTTTATTGGGGATGGCCATAGTATTGTTCTTTTTGAAAAACCTTGCCAAAGCATAATGAAAGCCATTGCTCCTAAAACCCATGGTAAAGGTAAATCCAATACGAAGAATAACAAACCACCTAGCAAACCAACGAGGAAAGTTTCTAATATAACTTTTAAATGTATGTTTTTCATAGAGAAATACTCCTTACATGTCATACAGTAATTGTAACATAAATATATGACTCATAACTTCCCTTGATATTTGGGTATATTATAAACAAAAAGCAAAAGGAGTTAAACGATTTATGTCAAAAATCTACTTAAATAATGAATATATTAATATAGCAAATGTAAACATTTATTGTGAATACAAGTTAAATAATAAGCCTCCACTACTTTTACTCCATGGCTTCGTCTCCTCTACCTATACATTCAACAAGCTTATTCCATTATTATCTGAGCATTTCTCCATTATAGCTATCGATCTACCTGGATTTGGGAAAAGTGAAAAATCGAAATCGTTTGTTTATTCATTTGAAAGTTATGCATCGCTTGTTGTTGAGTGTATGAAACATTTTGAAATAAATAAAGTATCTATAGTCGGTCACTCAATGGGAGGACAAATAGCGCTTTATATAGCTAAATCAAATCCTGAGTTAATCGACACGTTGATTCTTTTATGTAGTTCTGGATATAGAGCAAGAGCAAAAAAAATCCTTATATATTGCTCCTACTTACCCCTTTTTACTTATATAGCAAAAAAGTGGATACAACAAAAAGATATCCAGAAAACTTTAGAAACAGTTTTTTACAACAAAAGTCATATTCATGAAGAACTAATTAAGGAGTTTTCTAGACCACTTCAAGAAAAGGCATTTTATTGTTCCTTAGTTCGCCTCCTTCGCCATCGAGAAGGAGATTTGCATAGTTTTGATTTAAGGAAAATTCATATACCAACATTATTATTATGGGGAGAGAATGATCGAGTTGTCCCTGTACACGTAGGTGAAAAACTAAAAGACGACTTGCCAAATGCGAAATTAGTAACCTATAAAGAAACAGGTCACCTTATTACAGAGGAAAGGGTAAAGGAAGTATTTAAAGAAATAACAGCTTATCTAAAAACTTAATAATAAAGGCAACTTTGCAAAAAGGAATAATTGGGACTATCATAAGGTTAACAGCTAACTATATTATCGTGGGAGGTATTTAAGTTGCCGAATAAACAATTAATAGGCATTCATCACGTATCTGCAATAACAAAAAATGCAAGAGATAATTATAACTTTTATACAAAAATGTTAGGACTAAGGCTTGTAAAAAAGACTGTAAACCAAGATGATACGTCCATGTATCACCTTTTCTACGCCGACGAAAGAGGAAATCCAGGAACTGATTTTACTTTTTTTGAAATACCAGTCGTGGGTAGGACGTATGAAGGTACCAATTGTATATCATTAACGACTTTAAGAGTAAAAAATGATAAAGCATTAGAATATTGGAAAAATAGATTTAATAAATACGGTGTGCAACATGAGATCATCTCAGAAGTATGTGGACGAAGTACTTTAGCATTTAAGGATCATGAAAATCAAAGACTTATGCTTGTTTCTGATGAAAAGAACGTAGGCGTACCTGGTGGTAAGGCGTGGGGCAAAAGCACTATTCCTGATGATTATGGAATCATTGGCTTAGGTCCTGTCGAATTAACAGTTTCACGATTAGAACGCACTGTTAATACATTAGTTGAGGTATTAGGATTTAGAAAGAAACATACATATCAATCAAGCAAAACGATTCATGTATATGAAACTGGGGAAGGGGGGAGTGGTGCAGAAGTTCATGTTATAGAAGAGAAAGCTCTCCCCCGAGAAAAAGCGGGTAGAGGCAGTGTTCATCATGTTGCATTTCGTGTTAAAGATAATATTGAGTTAAAAAAGTGGGAAAATAAGCTGACCAGTTTAAACATTGGTCATTCTGGTATTGTTGAACGATACTATTTTCAATCACTTTATTTTAGAGAACCGAATGGAATCTTATTTGAATTGGCAACGGATGGTCCAGGATTTGAAGTAGATGAGGAGTTTGAGGAACTTGGTGAGAAGTTAGCTTTGCCTCCATTCTTTGAAGATAAAAGAGCTGAAATTGAGGCGAAACTACAACCGTTAGAAACTTCTAAATAAAGCAAGAAAAAAAGATGGTTCTTTTTTGGAAGTATCTTTTTTCTTTTCTGTAAAAACTGATAAATACTGATTCAAAGGGTACACTGAAAAAAGTATGTACATAATCAATAAATAAGAGGGAGGATATCGCTAAATGGAAAAACCTAGTACAGTTATCGTCATATTTGGGGCTACTGGTGACTTAGCAAAAAGAAAGCTCTATCCATCGATTTATAACCTATATAAAAAAGGACAACTCTCCAAAAAATTTGCCGTTGTTGGTGTAGCAAGGAGAGCTTGGACGAATGAAATTATAAGAGAGAATGTATCTGCTTCTATAAAAAGTGAAGTAGAAGGCGATATAAGTGATTTAGATGAATTTAGTAATCATTTTTACTATTTACCTTTTGATGTCACTAGTAAATCGTCCTATCATGACTTAGACAACCTTATCAATTCATTAGAAGATGAGTATGACATACAAGGAAATAGAATTTTTTACATGGCAATGGCACCGGAATTTTTTGGTACAATAGCGTTGAATCTAAAAACAGAGGGAGTAACAAATACAAAAGGTTGGACAAGGTTAGTAATAGAGAAGCCATTTGGACATAACTACGACTCTGCAAAAAAATTAAATGATGAAATTCGCGAAGCCTTTACAGAAGATGAAATTTATCGCATAGATCATTACTTAGGAAAGGAAATGGTCCAAAATATAGAAGTCATTCGATTTGCAAATGCCATTTTTGAGCCATTATGGAATAACAGATATATTTCTAATGTACAAATTACTTCTAGTGAGACTTTAGGAGTTGAGGATAGAGGTGGATATTACGAAAACTCTGGTGCTTTAAGGGACATGGTCCAAAACCATATGTTACAAATGGTTTCTTTACTAGCAATGGATCCACCAATCCGGCTTACGACGGATGAGATTAGGAGTGAAAAAATCAAAGTGCTCCGTGCCTTACGGACTATTAAAGGAGACAAAGTTGAAAAATATTTTGTAAGAGGACAATATGGTCCTGGAAAGATCAATAATAATGAAGTACCTGGTTATCGAAGTGAAGATAAAGTAAATCCAGATTCAAACACAGAGACCTTCGTAGCAGGAAAATTAATGATAGATAATCATCGATGGGCAGGAGTACCTTTTTATATTAGAACTGGAAAAAGGATGAAAGAGAAATCTACTAAAATTGTAATACAATTTAAAGAATTACCGATGAATCTGTACTATAAAAATAAGGAAACCCTTCACTCGAATTTACTTATCATTCATATACAGCCTGATGAAGGGATTAGCCTTACATTAAACGGAAAAAAACTCGGGCCAACAGGTGGGACGGTCCCAGTTCGTTTAGATTATAGAAACGACGGTATTGATGGCTTTAATACTCCAGAAGCATATGAACGATTATTATATGATTGTATGTTAGGCGATGCTACTAATTTTGCTCATTGGGATGAATTAGACCTTTCATGGAATTTCATTGACGCTATCTCAGAAGTGTGGGAGAAAAAGAGCAAAAAAGAACCATTTCTCTATCCATCTGGTACAATGGGACCAAATGAATCTGAAGATTTGTTACAAGAGAATGGTCATAAATGGTGGCCAATCACAAAATATGAATTAGAATAAATAATTGATCGTCATTTAAATTAGACAAAATAAAAAAACAATCAAGTGTTAGCTTGATTGTTTTTTATCATACATTATTCTTTTATTACTGGATAAACACCGTTTTCATCATGAACTTCGCGGCCCGTAATCGGTGGATTAAATACACAGACCATTCGCATATCTGTTTTTCCACGTAATAAATGCTCGTCGTGCTCATCTAATGCATAGATGGTACCAGCTTTAATTTCATGTACTTTGTTATCTTTTAAAGTAACAACTTCACCTTCACCTTCAATACAATAAACGGCTTCTAAATGATTTTGGTACCAAATGTGTGTTTCAGTACCGGCTTTAATAATTGTATCGTGAACAGAATATCCCATTCCGTCTTTTGCTAATAGTAATCGTCTACTAACCCAGTTACCACCATCAATTTCTTGATCAGTTCCAATAATGTCTTCAAGTTTAACTGTTTTCATGTTGTGCTTCCTCCTGTAAATTCAGTATATTTTTATTAATTAGCAACTAATTCTTTTTTAGCAATCAGTGATTTAATACTTTCTTCTATCAGGTTAAAACCTCTTTTCAATCCTTCTTCGTCTATTGTTAACGGTGGAAATAATTTAAATACTTGATCATTTACACCTGATGTTTCCATAATTAACCCTTTCTCAAAAGCAACTTCAGCGACTTTTGCAGAAAGACCATCAATTTGGGACTCGATTCCTTGCATGAATCCACGACCACGAACGTTACCTTCAAGTTCAGGATATTTAGTAACCATCTCATGTAAAAACTCAGTAATTAATTTTGACTTTTCTTGTATCCCTTCCTCAAAGGACTTATCTTCCCAATAAGTTAAGGATTCTGTAGCGGTTATAAATGCAGGATTGTTACCACGGAAAGTACCATTATGTTCACCAGGGTTCCAAATATCTAACTCAGGCTTGAACAAAGTAAGTGCCAATGGTAATCCGTAGCCACCAATTGATTTAGATAAACATACAATATCAGGATTAATTCCCGCTGGTTCAAATGAGAAGAAAGTACCTGTACGACCTACTCCAGCTTGAACATCATCAACGATAAGTAGAATACCCCATTTTTTACAGATTTCATCAACCCGCTGTAACCATTCGAACCTTGCAGCATTGATTCCGCCTTCTCCTTGAACTGTTTCAAGAATCATAGCAGCCGGAGTATCAACACCACTACCATTATCCTCTAAAAATCTCTCTAAATAATCTAAAGTATCCATTTCTTCGTTCACAAAGTTATCAAATGGCATTGTTACAGTATTATTTAATGGGATTCCTGCGCCCGCTCGTTTTGACGCATTTCCTGTGACGGATAATGATCCAATAGTCATTCCATGGAAACCATTTGTAAAGCTAATAATGTCCGTTCTTCCAGTGACTTTTCGTGCTAATTTTAACGCACTTTCTACAGTATTTGTTCCAGTTGGTCCTGGAAACATCACTTTATAGTCAAGGTTACGCGGTTTTAATATAACTTCTTTGAATTTCTTCAAAAACTCCGCCTTCGCTTCCGTTGCCATATCTAATGAATGTGTTACGCCATCATTCATAATATACTCAACAAGTTTTTCTTTCATTTTAGGATCGTTATGACCATAGTTTAAAGCACCAGCTCCAGAGAAGAAATCAATATATTCTTTTCCATCTGCATCCCACATTTTATAATTTTTAGCCTTCGTAAATACAGTAGGAAACCCTCTCACATAACTCCGTACATTAGATTCAATTTCTTCAAAAATACTCAGGTCATTTTTAATCATATTTAAAGTAATACCTCCATTTTATTTTATACATACTAACTCTATCGTTTTACTTGGTTATTGGTCCAACTCTATACGTATCCTCTGCTTCATGATTTCCTTTTTCACCAGGAAATAGCTCTTCAGAGAAGCATTCATTTACGGTACATTCTGTGTTCAACTCACGTGCTAGCCTGAAAAATAACGATTGTGAAGCGATATTTGTTGGGGTAACAGTGGCTTCCACATACTTTACTTTTTTACACACATTTCTTTCCAAAAGCTGTTGAAGCATTTTAGATGCTATGCCTTTGCCGCGTTGCGATGCATCAACACCAATTTGCCAGATAAATAGAACATTATTCTTTTCTGGGGGAATAAAAGCAGTAACAAAACCAACGACTTTACCATCTTCCTTAGCCACAACACATGTTTCTGAGAAAAACTCACACATCATGATGTATTTATACGGAGAATTTAAATCGAGTGTGGATTTATTAACGAGTTCCCACATTGGAGCACCATCTTGTGTAGTAGGCTTACTAAATGTAAGAGTACCATCTAATACCATTTGTGTTTTATTTGTCATGTGGAATTTTCACCTCGGTTAAAAAGTGATTTTCTTTTAAAATGGAAAATCCTCCTCCTTTGGTTACGTAAATAATTTAACATTAACAATATTAATCGTATTGTTTTATTGTATTTAAATCAAACTCGTTTAAATATGATTATTAGCAATATATTTGGATAAACCTACTATCAAGTAGATGAGGGTATAGTATCTTTTTTATTACTCATAAATCGTATCATTTTCAAGACTTTTGATAAAATGTGACAAATTTTTTTCTAATATATGGAATATTTTAATGGTGAATTAGAAAAATAGTAAAAAAGTCTTTTTGTAAAATGCAAAATTTCGATGAGGTTGTCCGTTAAATATGATAAATAATCTTTTTATGTAAAGGCTATTTTCGCATAGAATGTTGTTTTTAATACACCAAGTCAGAAAAAAGTGACAATTTATAGGAAAACAGCCTATGTAATAAACCCTTTTTAAATAAGGAGGAAAAGAAGAAAGTAAAGGAAGGGGACAGTGATAAAAGACAATAACGTAGATAAAGATACACCTATAGAAGCAAAGATATCATCACCAGCATATTTTTTTGCAAACATTGGTGTTGTCGGTGCACTCGGCATGGAGGCGATTAATATAGCAACCATAACGACATCTAGAGAAATTGTAAAAATAAGACTTGGAAATAACGATAACGGAACAATTACTAGTTTTGTGAAAACAGCAATCCATAAAAATTTATTTAAAATAAATTGAGACAATAAAAATTTATTATCAGCAATAATACAACCTATGAATAGCATGGAAAGAGGAATAGTCATACTGCCTATACTGTATAACACGTTATTTATAAAAAGAGGTAGCTGATAAGGTAATAGTAAAATTACGATACCACAAATAGTTGATGCCATTCCTGGAGTTAAAAATATGTTTTTTATAGAGATTTTTTGTTTATCCTTAACAAATATATAAATACCATATGACCAAATGTAAATAAGAAAGCTAAGGTTAAATACTGCAGCATACAAAATTCCTAGTTCTCCAAGAAGTAAATAACAAATAGCATATCCGATAAATCCTTGATTACCGAAAATGACAAGAGCTTGAAAAACTGCTTTCTGTGATTGTTTCAGAGATGCATTCTTACTAAGTAAGGTTGCCAATCCCGTTGCAATTAGTAACATGACACACGACAAAATCATTAGCCAAAAGAAATCAATAAGAAAATTCGAGTATAGAGTCACGTCCATTGAATATATGATAAGCGCGGGTAATGTGATATATAGTATTAATTGCACCATAACATGATTGCTCGTCTCTGGTATTACTTTGAGATATTTAACGATAAATCCGATAGCTGCAAAAACAAATAAGGTACCCATTTCATAAAAAAGCAATAGAAACGACATGATGATTATCCCTCCTATAACACCATATGTTTAGCAGTTTTTTTTGTAGCTCGTCACGATATAACAAAGAAAGAAGGATATTTAATGACTTTAGTAAGATTAGGCTATGTGGCAATGAGTATGGAACTAAAAAATAGCTCACCATCTCAAACAATGACATATGACCAATTTTTAAAGATAGGTGATAAAGAAGCCGCAATAAGAAAATTAGAAAGAATTGCACAGTCGAATATAGAAAATTGCTTGCGTTTACTTAAGCATAATGCCTTTCACGATATAAAATTTTTTAGATTGAGTTCGCGCCTTATCCCATTAGCAACGCATGATGCGCTAGCGGGGTGGAATTATTTAACTCCTTTAAAAAATTCCTTAAATGAAATCGGGGAGTTTATCAATGAGCATAAAATGAGAATAGACTTTCATCCTGATCATTTTGTGTTATTAAACTCACCTAAAAAAGAGATTTTAAAAGCATCAATTACTGCTTTAAAAGTTCATGCACATTTACTAACTGCTATGAAAATAAACTTAACTCATCGTTGTGTATTACATGTAGGAGGAAGTTATAAGGATAAAGAAGGTGCATTAGAACGCTTCATTGAAAACTGGGGTCACGTTCCACAAAAAATTCAGAAAATGATTATGTTAGAAAATGATGATAAATCTTTTCACATTGAAGATACCCTTTATTTATGTGAAAAACTTGGGATACCTTTAGTCTTTGACCTACATCATCACTTAGCAAACAATAAAGATATGGACTATTTTCCTGTTTGGGATCAAATCGTCCAAACATGGTCTGATTCACCATTGCCAATGAAAATGCATATTTCTAGTCCGAAGTCTGAAAAGAATTTTACTCATCATGCCGACTATATAGATAAAAATATGTTTCTTTCATTCTTAAACACAATCAAGGGGAGTGTAAATCAGTTGGATTGTATGATAGAAGCAAAACAGAAAGATCATGCATTGTTTCGATTAATAGAACAATTAAAGGAAGAGGACTCGATAGAAATTGTAGATGAAGCAAGTTTCTACTTAAAATAGTTGTTAATTGAAAGAATATTAATAAATACATATATGAATGGTTAATGATGGTCAATGTAAAGAATATAGCAGCCATCAATTTCATCGTGCTTTTCATGAAAGATAGAAAGAACATTTTAGGCGGGGGAAAGTTCTTCACAAGTATGAGGAGACCACTTTTTCAGTGTCTTTGTTTGAGAGAGGGGGGTTGCCCTATAAGCTTAGAAGAAACATGATTTCCTTTTTAAGGAAGCAGTACAAGGTTATCGGTTGCATAATATTTCGTTCATTGAGATAATTAGTCCATTAAATCTTATAATATATGAATAATATTTGTAAGCGTAAACAATAGGGGAAAAGGAGAGAAATGAATGAACTTAATAGAAGTAAAAGAGTTGGCAGACAAAGTAAAGGCTAATATTAACAAAGTAATCGTCGGAAAGGAGGAAACGATTGACCATTTATTCGTAGCACTTATTTCATCAGGGCATGTATTATTAGAGGACGTACCGGGTACTGGGAAAACAATGATTGCAAAGGCTATGGCAAAGTCGTTATCTAGTTCATTTAAACGTATTCAATTTACGCCAGACTTACTCCCGACTGATGTAAGTGGACTTAATTTTTACAATCAAAAAGAAGGAGAGTTCGAATTTCGTGAGGGACCAATTTTTGGTAATATCATATTGGCAGATGAAATTAATCGAGCGACCCCTAGAACACAGTCCGTTTTATTAGAATGTATGGAGGAAAGGCAAGTAACAATAGATGGTGTTACAAGGCAATTAGAAAGGCCATTTCTAGTCATTGCGACACAAAACCCAATAGAGAACCAAGGGACATTTCCTTTACCGGAAGCACAGTTAGACCGTTTCTTGTTAAAAATTAATTTAGGATACCCGACAAAAGAAGAAGGAGTACACATATTAAAACGATTTAAAGAAAAGAATCCAATGGAGGAAATGCAAGCTGTAGCAACTAATGAATTAATTGTTGCGGCACAACAGTTATATTCGAGTGTGTATGTAAGTGATGAAATATATACATATATCGTAAGTTTAATAGAAAAAACACGGAATCATGATGAAATTGAATTAGGAGTTAGTCCGCGTGGAGCACAAGCAATTTTAAAGGCAGTCCAAGTAGTTGCAATTATTAACGGAAGGGATTATGTGCTACCAGATGATGTGAAAGCGATGGTTAATCCAGTACTAGCACATAGATTAGTACTTAAGCACTCGATGCGATTGAAGAAAAACCAAGCGAATATGATATTGGATCAAATACTTAATGAAGTTCCCGTGCCATCAGAAGCGGCAATTTTAAAGGAGATTGAAAGGTAAATGAGTATTGGATGGTTAATTGCTACTA is a window from the Evansella cellulosilytica DSM 2522 genome containing:
- the zwf gene encoding glucose-6-phosphate dehydrogenase; the protein is MEKPSTVIVIFGATGDLAKRKLYPSIYNLYKKGQLSKKFAVVGVARRAWTNEIIRENVSASIKSEVEGDISDLDEFSNHFYYLPFDVTSKSSYHDLDNLINSLEDEYDIQGNRIFYMAMAPEFFGTIALNLKTEGVTNTKGWTRLVIEKPFGHNYDSAKKLNDEIREAFTEDEIYRIDHYLGKEMVQNIEVIRFANAIFEPLWNNRYISNVQITSSETLGVEDRGGYYENSGALRDMVQNHMLQMVSLLAMDPPIRLTTDEIRSEKIKVLRALRTIKGDKVEKYFVRGQYGPGKINNNEVPGYRSEDKVNPDSNTETFVAGKLMIDNHRWAGVPFYIRTGKRMKEKSTKIVIQFKELPMNLYYKNKETLHSNLLIIHIQPDEGISLTLNGKKLGPTGGTVPVRLDYRNDGIDGFNTPEAYERLLYDCMLGDATNFAHWDELDLSWNFIDAISEVWEKKSKKEPFLYPSGTMGPNESEDLLQENGHKWWPITKYELE
- a CDS encoding ectoine synthase gives rise to the protein MKTVKLEDIIGTDQEIDGGNWVSRRLLLAKDGMGYSVHDTIIKAGTETHIWYQNHLEAVYCIEGEGEVVTLKDNKVHEIKAGTIYALDEHDEHLLRGKTDMRMVCVFNPPITGREVHDENGVYPVIKE
- the ectB gene encoding diaminobutyrate--2-oxoglutarate transaminase produces the protein MIKNDLSIFEEIESNVRSYVRGFPTVFTKAKNYKMWDADGKEYIDFFSGAGALNYGHNDPKMKEKLVEYIMNDGVTHSLDMATEAKAEFLKKFKEVILKPRNLDYKVMFPGPTGTNTVESALKLARKVTGRTDIISFTNGFHGMTIGSLSVTGNASKRAGAGIPLNNTVTMPFDNFVNEEMDTLDYLERFLEDNGSGVDTPAAMILETVQGEGGINAARFEWLQRVDEICKKWGILLIVDDVQAGVGRTGTFFSFEPAGINPDIVCLSKSIGGYGLPLALTLFKPELDIWNPGEHNGTFRGNNPAFITATESLTYWEDKSFEEGIQEKSKLITEFLHEMVTKYPELEGNVRGRGFMQGIESQIDGLSAKVAEVAFEKGLIMETSGVNDQVFKLFPPLTIDEEGLKRGFNLIEESIKSLIAKKELVAN
- the ectA gene encoding diaminobutyrate acetyltransferase — its product is MTNKTQMVLDGTLTFSKPTTQDGAPMWELVNKSTLDLNSPYKYIMMCEFFSETCVVAKEDGKVVGFVTAFIPPEKNNVLFIWQIGVDASQRGKGIASKMLQQLLERNVCKKVKYVEATVTPTNIASQSLFFRLARELNTECTVNECFSEELFPGEKGNHEAEDTYRVGPITK
- a CDS encoding AEC family transporter, which produces MSFLLLFYEMGTLFVFAAIGFIVKYLKVIPETSNHVMVQLILYITLPALIIYSMDVTLYSNFLIDFFWLMILSCVMLLIATGLATLLSKNASLKQSQKAVFQALVIFGNQGFIGYAICYLLLGELGILYAAVFNLSFLIYIWSYGIYIFVKDKQKISIKNIFLTPGMASTICGIVILLLPYQLPLFINNVLYSIGSMTIPLSMLFIGCIIADNKFLLSQFILNKFLWIAVFTKLVIVPLSLFPSLIFTISLDVVMVAILIASMPSAPTTPMFAKKYAGDDIFASIGVSLSTLLSFITVPFLYFLLFLLI
- the uvsE gene encoding UV DNA damage repair endonuclease UvsE, coding for MTLVRLGYVAMSMELKNSSPSQTMTYDQFLKIGDKEAAIRKLERIAQSNIENCLRLLKHNAFHDIKFFRLSSRLIPLATHDALAGWNYLTPLKNSLNEIGEFINEHKMRIDFHPDHFVLLNSPKKEILKASITALKVHAHLLTAMKINLTHRCVLHVGGSYKDKEGALERFIENWGHVPQKIQKMIMLENDDKSFHIEDTLYLCEKLGIPLVFDLHHHLANNKDMDYFPVWDQIVQTWSDSPLPMKMHISSPKSEKNFTHHADYIDKNMFLSFLNTIKGSVNQLDCMIEAKQKDHALFRLIEQLKEEDSIEIVDEASFYLK